The following DNA comes from Sulfurimonas hongkongensis.
AGTTACGTGAGCTGCTATAAGAGTTGTATCTGTGATATCTGTGTTGCTTACTACTACTGCCTCAAAAAGGTTTGGCAGCATTCTTGCATCGTCTGAGCCAGCCATTGGAGTATCTAATTTTTGACGACCAAACTTTATATTTGTTTGGGTTCCTAAATCTTTAGCGTCGTAGGCGATATAGGCTTCACCTAAAATAGAGTAACTCTCATTATCTTTTCCCAAAAGTGTTGGATCAAACTTTTTACTAGTTTTATCACTCTCATTTAAAAAACCATTTGTAGTATAAAAAGCAGCTCCAAAGTTTAAACCTTTAAAATCTGCAGTTTCATACTTTAAATGACCACCGATAGCATTCGCATTTCTTGTAAAGTCATCTGCTGTAGCCGTACTATAATCCATTGCCCTAGAAATACTAAAAGCTCTAATTTGTCCACTCACCTTTCCCTCACTAAACATCGTACTTAAATCCTCAGCGGCTTGAAGGTTTGCTGAGCTTAAGAATCCTATTGCCATTAGGCTTAATGTTATATGCTTTTTCATACATCTTCCCTTTGTGATTTTTTACCCTTGTATACTAAAGCACAAAAATAGCATGAACATAGCATGCTAAAAATTTTAGATAAATATGGATAAATTTTTATTTTGTGGGTAAATTTGTAACTTTTTTCCAATATTTAATCTAGCTTAAACAAATAAAGAGTCCATAATTATTTCTAATAATCTAAATATACTAAACTATAATCTCGCATACTTGGCAAATCTATAATATATGGAAGCAATCATGAAAGAAGTTATAAACGCATATAGAACACAAAAAATAAATGTTGATTCTTTTTTAAAAACTTTTATAAATAGTCTTCCTAGAAACTATATGGATAACTCTTTAGAAATTTTAAAGAAAAATAGATTTATACAGTTGATGTATGGAGTTGATTCAGATTTTAAACAGTCTACCCCCGTTATCTCAAAAAAAGAGTCTGACTCTTCACAAATTGGAAATGACAAGAGTCACTACTTTATAAAACTTCAACTTGATGGTGATGATATCTATATCTCAAACCCATACATCCATCACAAAACAGGAAAAGCGAGTCTTAGTGTTGTTCAGTATGTTGACTCTATTTATTATGTTTTTGATATCAATCTTATACATCTTTTAGAGGATTTAAAGCTTATAGAGTACAACAGCTTTCATGACAAAGTAAAGCGAACTATCTACTTCTTTGGCTCTACAATGCTAGCGTTTGTAGCTATTGCACTTATAGCCTATGGTGGATATATATTTTTTACACTACTATTTTCACTCTCAACCTCAGATTTTTTGCACGATATATTTACTTCCATCATATCCATGACACTTGGTCTTGCCATCTATGACCTTGCAAAACAAATTTTTGAGCATGAGGTTATGTACCAATCTTTTCACCAAACAGAGGATAAACAATATAAAGTTCTTGGAAAGTTTCTAATCTCAATAATCATCGCCCTCTCAATCGAGACCCTGATGGTAGTGTTTAAAATAGCTCTTGATGATGCTTCAAAAATGCTAAGTGCCTTTTATCTGCTTATAGGAACAACTATTATGCTCGTAGGTCTTGGTTGGTTTTACAAAACTATTCAAGAATCAACCACAAAAGATGATTGCTAACCTTTAGCATCTCTTTTTGTGGTTTTTTTCTTCTTCTTCTTTGAAGTTGGTTTTATATATGCTTTTTTTCTATCTCTTTTAACTTCTTGTTTTTTATGTTCACTCTTGAGTTTTAACTCATCTTGATCTTTTCGTCTGATGGTTGGATCTGGCTCAAAACCCTCTACTGTCTCTTGTGGTATTTTTTGACCGATGAGTCTCTCAACATCTCGTATATCATACTTCTCGTAAATATCTAAAAGCGAAATAGCCTCTCCATCACGACCAGCTCGTCCCGTTCTTCCGACTCTGTGAACATAATCTTCTGGAATCGATGGAAGTTCGTAGTTTATAACATATGGAAGCTCTTCAATATCAAGCCCACGAGATGCGATATCTGTAGCTATGAGGACTTTTATCTTTTTCTCTTTAAACTGTGTGAGTGTTTTTAATCTGTTTGCTTGAGTTTTATCTCCATGAATGATTCCACACTTTAAACCATCTTTTTTAAGCTCAACAAAGAGTTCATCAGCACTCGCCTTTGTTCTTGTAAAGACTAAAACTTGTGGAAAGTTTCTTGAGCCTATTAAGTATGCTAAAAGCTGGGCTTTTTTGTCACTATCTACCAGATATGCTACTTGATTTATAGTCTCAACCGTAGTGTTTTTCTTGGCCGTTTCTATAAATGCTGGTTTTGTAAGTATCTGTTTTGAGAGTTTTCTTACTTTATCACTATAAGTAGCTGAAAAAAGTAGGCTTTGATGCCTCTTTGGAAGTTTTAAGTGGATTTTTCTTATCTCTTTTGAAAAGCCCATATCTAACATTCTATCGGCTTCATCAACTACAAAAACTACAATATCTGCTAGACTCATGCCACTCTCCATAAGTTCCATAAATCGCCCCGGAGTTCCTACAACTATATCAACCCCTCTTCTTAGCGAAGCTCTTTGTGCTTCTATATCTTTTCCGCCAACAATAACTGCACTCTTTATGTTCATATATTTTGAGTAGTTTAGTATATCTTGATGTATCTGGATGGAGAGTTCGCGAGTAGGAGAGAGAATGACTGCTCTTATACCTTTGCTCTCATCCTCTCTTGCATTTCTTAGTTTTTGCAAAATTGGCAAAGCAAAAGCTGCAGTTTTTCCTGTTCCAGTTTGTGCAGTTGCAAAGATATCACTCTTAGCTTGTACTAAAGGAATAGCTCTTTTTTGTACTAGAGTTGGCTCTTTATAACCTAACTCTTTTATAGCTTGAAGAAGCGGTTCTATAAGTCCTAGTTTTTCAAATGACATCTTTATTTGACCTTATGTGAATATAAATCCGATTTTAGCATATTATTAAACAAATAAACCTACTTGCTTTTTATTTATTTCAAATTAGAGTATGATAATAGACTTTATTTATGCTTCAAGAGGATTTAAAACTTTATGTCCAAAAAAACAACCTATAAAAAAATCACTGCTAAAATAATACTTACAACACTTTTTTTTACTATAGGCGCGGCGTATATTTACAGTGAGTACATGAAACAAAGTGCCATCTCTAACTTAGCACAAATAGATGCCAAAAAAAGCAGTAGACTTGTTTTTGAAACACTCTATACTGGCATGCAAATGGGCTGGAACAAAGAGGATTTAGAAAAAATAATCATAAGACTAAACTCTATAGAAGAGAGCATGAGAGTAAATGCGTATAGATCTTCTTTAGTAGATGCTCTTTATGGAGAGATTGAAAAAGACAAAGTAGCCATCAAGTCAAATCCAAACCTTAAAAAGGCCATGCAAGGAAAGGAGATTTTAGACATCTCAAGCTCAGAGCTTATAAATTACTACTATCCCATAGTTGCTAAAGCTGAGTGTTTAAAGTGTCACGTAAATGCAAAAAGAGGAGATATTTTAGGAGTTATAAACATCTCTTTTCCCACGACTAACTTAAAGATATCACTTACGCAGATGATAAATTTTTTCATAGTCTTTATAGTTGTTTTTTCACTTATAATCTTTTTAGCAATCTTCATTGAGCTTGATACCCTTCTTATAAAACCCATAAGAAACTTCTCAGATATGATAAAAAGTATTACCTCATCTCAGGATATAACTAAGAGAGTTGAAGTAAATGACAATATAGAAGAACTTGACTCTATAAAGCAAATATTTAACTCTATGCTTGACTCTATTGAGCGTCAATTTTATTATGATAATTTAACATCTTTTCAAAATAGAAGAAGACTTACCGAGGTTTTAGAACTTAGACTTCACTCATTTTTGATGATCATAAATATAGACTCTTTTCAAGAGATAAATGACCTATATGGAGACGATATCGGAGATATGCTTCTAAAAGAGTTTGCTAAGTTCTTAAAAAAACTTACACCAAAAGAGGGTAATCTTTATAGACTACATGCAGATGAGTTTGCATATCTTTGTCAAAAGGATGTAGATTTAAAAGAGTTTGTAACTTTTGCAGAGCTTATAAGTGAAAAAATCTCAAAAAAAACATTCTCTCTTGGATCAAAAGCAGAGGTTAGCCTAAGTGCTACTATTGGAATGTCATACGGGACTGATATGCTTCTTGTAAATGCAGACACCGCTCTAGTTGTAGCAAAGAGAAAGAAAAAGAACTTTTTGCTCTACAATGAGTCTATGGCTATGTCAAAAGTTTATGAAAGAAATGTGATTTGGACCAAGAAACTAAAAGCTGCCATAGATGAAGATAGAGTTGAGCCTCTTTTTCAACCTATAGTAGATGTTAAAACTCAAAAAACAATAAAATATGAATCTCTCATGCGTATAGTTGATAAAGATGGTAGATATATAGCCCCTATTCACTTTTTAGAGCTTGCTAAAAAGAATAAGCTCTATCATAAGCTCACTAAAATTATGATAGAAAAAACATTTGATAAGTTTAAAAAATCCCCACATTTAGTATCTATAAATATCTCAGTAGAAGATATACTAAACAGAGATATTCATAATCTTATACTTAAAAAATTAGCTACATATGGGATGGGCAATAGAGTTGTTTTTGAAATTATTGAGTCTGAGGGTATTGAAAATTTTGATGAAGTTATCAAGTTTATCAACGAAGTCAAGTCTTATGATGCCAAAGTCTCTATTGATGATTTTGGAACGGGATATTCTAACTTTGAGTATCTTATGAAGTTAAAAGTTGACTACATCAAGATAGATGGTTCTATGATAAAAAATATAGATATAAACAAGGACTCGGAGCTCATCACCCAAACCATAGTAGACTTTGCCAAAAAGATGAATATAAAAACTGTAGCCGAGTTTGTTTACTCAAAAAATGTTTTTGATAAAGTAGCAGAGCTTGATGTTGATTTTGCACAAGGTTACTACTTTGGAGAACCTAGTAAATATTTAGAAGATGAGTCTTAAATTATCCAAATTGTAAGTTGTATAAGATATAATTTCATCACTTAAAAAACGAGTTGTATCATGGTTAGAAAAAATCTTAAAAAAATCTCAAGAAGCCAAAAGTTAAAAGAGTTTATCAAAAAATACAAAGTGCCTACAGAATACCTATCCACCAATAGAAAGATGGTCTCAAAAGCTGTATTTATAGGTATATTTATAGCTTTTATACCTATGCCTATGCAGATGCTCTTAGTCATTGCTATGATGCCATTTTTCAAATTTAATGTCCCCATAGCTCTTGCTATGTGTTGGCTAAGCAATCCTTTTACTATGCCACCAATGTACTATATGGAGTACCAAACTGGTTCATTTTTTCTAGGAAGTGAGACTCTTGAAGTTGAGATGACACTAGAGTGGT
Coding sequences within:
- a CDS encoding DEAD/DEAH box helicase, whose product is MSFEKLGLIEPLLQAIKELGYKEPTLVQKRAIPLVQAKSDIFATAQTGTGKTAAFALPILQKLRNAREDESKGIRAVILSPTRELSIQIHQDILNYSKYMNIKSAVIVGGKDIEAQRASLRRGVDIVVGTPGRFMELMESGMSLADIVVFVVDEADRMLDMGFSKEIRKIHLKLPKRHQSLLFSATYSDKVRKLSKQILTKPAFIETAKKNTTVETINQVAYLVDSDKKAQLLAYLIGSRNFPQVLVFTRTKASADELFVELKKDGLKCGIIHGDKTQANRLKTLTQFKEKKIKVLIATDIASRGLDIEELPYVINYELPSIPEDYVHRVGRTGRAGRDGEAISLLDIYEKYDIRDVERLIGQKIPQETVEGFEPDPTIRRKDQDELKLKSEHKKQEVKRDRKKAYIKPTSKKKKKKTTKRDAKG
- a CDS encoding EAL domain-containing protein, with protein sequence MSKKTTYKKITAKIILTTLFFTIGAAYIYSEYMKQSAISNLAQIDAKKSSRLVFETLYTGMQMGWNKEDLEKIIIRLNSIEESMRVNAYRSSLVDALYGEIEKDKVAIKSNPNLKKAMQGKEILDISSSELINYYYPIVAKAECLKCHVNAKRGDILGVINISFPTTNLKISLTQMINFFIVFIVVFSLIIFLAIFIELDTLLIKPIRNFSDMIKSITSSQDITKRVEVNDNIEELDSIKQIFNSMLDSIERQFYYDNLTSFQNRRRLTEVLELRLHSFLMIINIDSFQEINDLYGDDIGDMLLKEFAKFLKKLTPKEGNLYRLHADEFAYLCQKDVDLKEFVTFAELISEKISKKTFSLGSKAEVSLSATIGMSYGTDMLLVNADTALVVAKRKKKNFLLYNESMAMSKVYERNVIWTKKLKAAIDEDRVEPLFQPIVDVKTQKTIKYESLMRIVDKDGRYIAPIHFLELAKKNKLYHKLTKIMIEKTFDKFKKSPHLVSINISVEDILNRDIHNLILKKLATYGMGNRVVFEIIESEGIENFDEVIKFINEVKSYDAKVSIDDFGTGYSNFEYLMKLKVDYIKIDGSMIKNIDINKDSELITQTIVDFAKKMNIKTVAEFVYSKNVFDKVAELDVDFAQGYYFGEPSKYLEDES
- a CDS encoding DUF2062 domain-containing protein — protein: MVRKNLKKISRSQKLKEFIKKYKVPTEYLSTNRKMVSKAVFIGIFIAFIPMPMQMLLVIAMMPFFKFNVPIALAMCWLSNPFTMPPMYYMEYQTGSFFLGSETLEVEMTLEWFTNNIDAIFIDLYVGAFFYSTVGSLLAYFLVNFIWRGSVERDKKLHRNDRKI